The stretch of DNA AGGCCGCCGTCACCGAGCTGGAGCCGCTGAGCGAGGAATCCGCCCTCGACTACATCGCCTCCGACAGCGGCTGGCGCTCCGACCGCCGCCGCCTCGACCGGATCGTCGAGATCGCCGGCGTCACCGACGCCCCGCTCTACCTGCAGATCGCCAAGGACCTCTACGACCACGACCTGCTGGAGAGCGTCTGGGTCAGCGACGACGAGGACGGCCACGACAGCTGGGAGCTCAAGTTCGACCTCCTGGAGGCCTGGATCCAGGCCTTGATCGACGACCACCTCCACCCCGAGCTGCCGATCGACCGCGAGGACCGCCGGCTCACCGTCGACTACATGTCCGTCCTCGCCTGCATCGGCCTGCACCAGGACAGCGCGGAGGTCTGCCTCGACCGACTGGAGCCGCCGCGGGACGCCGCCCCCGGCCCGTACCAGCCGCTTCTCACCTACCTCGAGCGCGCCCGGCGCAAGCCGCACACCCCGCTGGACGTCCGCCTCGCCGCGACCTGGGCCACCCGCCTCGGGCTGGTCGAGGAGTACGGCAGGTGCATCCGCTTCCAGCACAGCATCGTGCAGGCCTACCTGGGCTCGCGGGTGATCGGCAAGGTGCTCGTCGCCCCGCCGGGCCGGGACTCCTACTTCCCGGACGCGCTGCGCAATCCGAACCGGGAGCTGCTGCTCGCCCTCGTCCTCCACAGCCGCTCCGCCACCCGGGAGGCCCGCTGCACCTGCACCGTCACGCGCAGACCCACCTGCCCCGTCGTCCGCCTCGTCGACCTGCTCACCGGCCAGGCCCTGTCGGGACTGCTCCGGCCGTCGAGCCGCGTCTCCGCCGTCGGCCAGGGCCAGGTCTCGCACGCCAAGCTGCTGGACCTCTACGGCGCCGCGCTCGACATCGACAGCGTCGACCGGCGGCCGCGCCCCGGCCCCGTCGTGGAGGCGCTCGTCAAGGCCTGGCCGCGCCTGCGCGAACGCGACCCCCGGCGGCTCCGCGCGGCAAAGCTCTCCGTCGTGCACCGGCTGGGCACCGCGGCCCGGCGGGCTGCCCCGGACGACGGCGGCGGGGCGTACGAGGCACTGTTCGGGATCGGCGCGGCGGAGCTCACCTACCGGGTCCGGATCGCCGTCGCCCAGGAGATCGGCCTCGGCGGCCGGACGGCGTACGAGGCGCTCCCGGAGCGCCTGCACCACTGGGAGGATCCCGCTCCGCAGCCCCCGTTCACCCTGGCCGCCGCTCCCCCGTCGCGGGATCCGATCCCGGGCGACGGCGAGCGCGGCAGGCGCAAGGAGCAGACCAGGCTCCGGGGCGCCCAGGCCCTGCGGGAGGCCGGCCGCGAGCGCGCCGAGGCCGCCGAGGAGCTGATGAGCTTCAACCACCACACCATCGCCGCCCGGGTGATCCCGCTGCTGGTCGACTCGGCCGCGCTCACCCAGCACCAGGGCACCCCGTACCCGGACCTGGAGCACTGGGTGCAGGGCATCGTCGCCAACAACCGCCGCACCGGCCGCGGCCAGAGCCTCCGTGGCGAGCTGCGCGGGATCGAGGTGGCACTCGCGCACGGCTTCAAGCACGCCGCCAACTGCCGCTGCCGGCCAGGCGATCGGGGGCAGGCGCGGGAGTTCCTGGCCGAACAGGCCTGGGAGCTGCTGCGGTCCACCCGGTTCTGGTTCACCCGGCTCACCCTGCTGCACGCGCTCACCCTCTGGGCCCTGCCGGACGACGTGGCCCAGGAGTACCCGATGCACGGGCACGGCGCCGACCCGGCAGGGCAGGTCCGCCGCTGGCTGCAACTCCCGGACGGGGAAAGGGAACACCGCTGGTTGCGGCGGCCGGACAGCTGGCCGTGCGGGCCCTGCAGACCAGGCGGCCGGAGCGGTTCATCTGGCTGGACGAGGCGGTGGTGGCCTCCCAGGTCGGCTCCGCGCCCAGCCTGCTCGCCGAGCCGCGCCAGCACAACCTCTGGATCGCCCCCTCCACCGGTTGGAGCACCCTGGACCCGGCGGCCCAGCAGCTGCTCGCCGACGTCACCCTGCTCATCATGCTCACCGAACGGGCCGACCGCCCGAGGGAGATGTACCGTCGGCTGGAGCGCGACCAGGCCATCCCGGCCGAGCTGCCGCCCTGCCTGACCAGGCACCGCACCGCACTGGACCCGACCCGGCGGATCACCCGCCCCGGCACGGTGCCGCCAGGCACCAACTGCGCACCCCAGTACCCCTTCGAGTTCTGTCCCTGCCCGCCGAAGATGCCCGACCTGCGGGTCGAGCTCGGTGAGGTGTTCTGCATGAACCAGCGCGGCCTGCTCGGCCGTTGGCGCCCCTGGGCCTGGCTGCACCTGCGGCTGCGCCGCAAGGCGCGCTGGCAGCGCCGCACTCCGGTCGCCGAACTGCGCCGGTTCTGGGACCAGATGGGCCGCCGCGCCCGTGACCTGCCCCCCGAGGACGTGGCGCTGCCCCGGCACCTGCCCGACCCCTGAGCCCTCCTCCGGGGCTCTCGTACTCGACCTGAACGCGTACTGACGGTCTACCCGGGCCCCGGCTACGGTGGAGCCCGTGACCACGCTTCGTACCGAACTCGACGATCTGGGCTCGCCCGTCCGGCTGGGCGCCGTCCGCCGGGTGGTGTCGCTGGTGCCCTCGCTCACCGAGGCGATCGCCGCCACCGAGCCCGAACTGCTGGTCGGCGCCACCGACTGGTGCTCGCACCCGGCCGAGCTCGCGGTGGCCCGGATCGGCGGCACCAAGAACCCCGACCCGGCCCGGATCGCCGCGCTGGCCCCGGATCTGGTGCTGGCCAACCAGGAGGAGAACCGGGCAGTGGACCTGGCCGCGCTGCGGGCGGCCGGCCTGCCGGTCTGGGTCACCGACGTGCGCTCGCTGCCGCAGGCGATCCGCTCGCTGGAGCGCCTGCTCACCACCGCCTGCCGGCTCACCCGGCCCGACTGGCTCGAGGCCGCCGCCCAGGCCTGGCAGTTCACCAGTGCGGCGGCGCCGATCCGGGCCGTGGCCCCGATCTGGCGGCGGCCCTGGATGGTGCTCGGCCGGGACACCTTCGCGGGCGACCTGCTGGCCCGGCTCGGCGTGGAGCTGATCCACGCCGACCACGCCGAGCGCTACCCCGCCATCCCGCTGCCCGAACTCCTCGCCGCCCGGCCCGAACTGGTGGTGCTGCCGGACGAGCCGTACCGCTTCACCGGCGAGGACGGCCCGGAGTCCTTCCCCGAGCTGCCCTGCGCCCTGGTGAGCGGCCGCCACCTCACCTGGTACGGGCCCTCCCTGGCCGAGGCACCCGCCGTGCTGGCCGGCCAACTGGCCGTGGCGGGCTGACCGGAGCGATACGGTCCGCTCCACCGGTTCGGCAACAGCGGGTGCCTGTCAGCATGTTGCAAATTCATGACGGCGTCACCCCCTGTCCAAGTGGATCTCCCACTGCCAACCTGAAGCGGTGAGCCGCACCGACGACCACCCCGCGACCCGAGCCGCCGCCACCCGTCGCGATCTGGCCGTCTTCCTGACCGCCAAGACCGTCTCGGACATCGGTTACGCGCTCGATTTCATCTGCCTCTCCGTCTTCGTCTGGGAGCGCAGCCACTCCGCCCTGGCCACCGGCCTGTTGAGCACCGCCCTGTACGCGGGGGCGATCGCCGGCGGCCGGCTCGGGCACCGCTACGGCGACCGCTGGGACCGGCGGCAGGTGATGATCGGCGCCGACCTGGTCCGGGCCGGGATGCTCGGGCTGCTGGCCCTGCTGCCGGACGGCGCCCAGAACTGGTGGCTGTACGCGGCGGTGGCGCTGGTCGGGGCGGGCCGGTCGGTCTTCGAGGCCACCCTCTCGGCCGCCACCCCGGTGCTGGCCGGGGAGCGCACCCAGACGGTCAACAGCGTGCTGGCCGGGCTCAAGGGCGTGGCCTTCGTGATCGGCATGGGCCTGGCCACCGTGCTGGTGCCGCTGATCGGATACCGGGGCGTTTTCGCGCTGGACGCGGGCAGTTACGTGCTCTCCGCCCTCGTGCTCACCGCCCTGCGGCTGCGGATGCGCGAGGTGGACGGCCCGGGCCGGGCCGGCCGGCAGGCCGCCGGGGCCTGGCCGCTGCTGGTCGGCGCCGGGCTTGCCGTGCTGGTGGTACTGCGCGGTCTGGACGCCTTCGGCTCCTCCTCCCAGCACGTCGGACTGCCCATCCTGGGCGGCCAGTTGCGACCGGAGTCGCCCACCGAGGTCTCCGGCGCGGTCTGGAGCTCCTGGGCCGCCGGGCTGCTGCTCGCCGGCTTCGTGCTCCGTCCGCTGGCCAAGCGGCTGATCGAGCGCAATCCTCCGGTGGTGTTCTGCCTGGCCACCATGGTGATGTCGGCCGGGTTCATCGGCGTGTTCTGGCTGGACGGCTGGTGGCCGAGGCTGGCCGCCGCCGTGCTGGCCGGCCTCGGCGACGCGCTCAGCGAGATCACCTACAAGCAGGCCATGCAGCGCCTCCCGGACGACCGCCGCGGCCGGGCCTTCGGCTTCGGCCAGATCGTGGTCAACGCCGGCTTCATGGCCGGCCTGCTCGCCACCAGTCTCGTGCTGCAGCCGAATTGGCTCCCCGAGTGGGTCCTGCTGCTGCACGGCGTCCCGCTCCTGGTGGCCGCCTGGGCCACCCTCCGCTCCCGCACCGCCGGACCGACTCCCGATTAGCCCTGCTGGAGGGCCGCATGACCGACCGCGCCTACCTCGACCACGCCGGCTTCGGCCGGCTGCGGCCGCCCGCGCTGAGCGCGATGCGGACCGCACTGGAGGAGGTGATGCCCTACGGCAGCGTCGAGTTGGGCCAGGTCTTCTGGGCCCGCAACGCGGCCCGCCGCACCATGGCCGGGCTGCTGAACCGCTCCCCGGCGGAGATCGCCTTCGTCCCGAACACCTCCACCGGCGTGCACCTGGTGGCCGACGGCCTGGACTGGCGGCCGGGCGACCGGGTGGTGCTCTTCGACCGGGACTTCCCCGCCAACGTCCGGCCCTGGCTCCGACTCGCCCGCCAGGGCGTGGAGTTCGACTGGGTGCCGATGCGCGAGGGCGGCCACCGGCTGGAGGACCTGGCGGCCGTGCTCACGCCGGCTACCCGCCTGATCGCCGTCAGCCACGTCAACTTCGCCACCGGCTTCCGGATCGACCTGGCGGCCGTCTGCGCGCTGGCCGCCGAGGTCGGCGCCCTGGTCAGCGTGGACGCCGTGCAGAGCCTCGGGGCCCTCCCGCTCGACCTCACCGCGACCCCGGTCGACTTCCTCGCGGCCGGCGCGCACAAGTGGCTCGGCGGCCCCACCGGCACCGGCGTCTTCTACTGCCGGGCCGACCGCCTGGAGCTGCTGCGCTCCACCCCGACCGGCTGGTACGGCTTCGAGGGCGCGGCCGAACTCACCAAGGGCCCGGGCCCGCTCAGCTACCAGCTGCCCGAACGGCCGGCCGCGGCCCGGGTCGAGGGCGGCATGTACGACCTGGTGGGCATGGTCGGCCTGGCCGCCACCCTGGCCGAGCTGGCCGAGCTCGGCCTCGACACGGTGGCGCCCCGGGTGCTCGCCCACGCCCAGCGGCTCCGCCAGGGCCTGGCGGAGCTCGGCCTCACCGCGGCCACCCCCTCCACCGGCCCCGACTGCCCCTCGAATTCCGGGATCGTGAGCTTCTCGTGTCCAGAAGTGGACAGTGCGGAGCTGGTGGCCGCGCTGGCACACTCCGGCGTACAGGTATCCGTTCCGGCCGGCCTGGTGCGGGTCTCCCCGCATTATTGGACGACCGACGAGGAAATAGATCTCTTCCTTCTGACGATGAAGGAAATCAAGCCTTGACGGCCCTGACGGGTTGTCATACGTTCCCCTCACCGCGCTGCCGCCGACAATCGGCGGCCGACGAATTCACCGAAGGGAGTTGCGAAATGGCGTACGAGTCCTGGGAGATGCTGACCGACGAGGTCGAGGTCACCACGGGTTCGGCCGACTGCTGGACCTGCCTGGTCGACGACGCGGCCTGATTCGCTCCGATTGTTCGCGCTTTCATCGAAAGGAGTCACACCATGGCTTACGAGTCCTGGGAATCCCTCGCCGACGAGGTCGAGATCACGACCGGTGCGGCCGACTGTTGGACCTGTCTGATGGATGACGCGGCCTGATCCGCGGCACCGCAGATGCGCCCGGCGGCTCTCCGGCCGCCGGGCGTTTCGCCAATCTCCGAGACGATGGGAATGACGCCGTGAGCCGCTGGGAGTTCAGTCACGGAAAGGTCGGGGTGAATTCCCCGAGCTGGTTGACCTTCGAGGTGCACCGGCCGTACTTCGACGGCGCCGCCTCGCCGCTGACGGTGATCCAGGCCCGCGCCGCGGTGCTCGCCGCCCGCCGGTTCGAGACCCGCTCACCGCAGGCCCTGCGGTTCGGCATGACGATGCCCGCCAGCTACCGGCGGTTGCTCGTCGAGGAGTCGCGGCTGCACGACTACCGGGCCACCACCCCGCTGGACCTCCCCGAGCACCTGGCCTCCCGCGACTGGCGGCGGATGACCGAGGCGTACCGGCACCACGCCGAGCTGGACGAGACCGAGCGCACCGGCCTGGCCCACTGGCTGGTGGCGGCCTGCCTGCTGCCCGCCGTCCTGGAGCTGCTGCCCGCCGACCTGACCGCCGAGCGCTGCCAGCAGGCCGTCCCGGCCGGCCTCCAAGCGGCCCGCGCCGTCGCGCTGTTCGGCCTGGAGGGCCTCTCCGAGCGCACCATGGCCGCGTACCGCCCGCTGGTCGAGCACCCGGCGCCCACCCTGACCCATGTGCACGCGGTGGCCGGCTGGGGCTACCTGCTGGCCCGGCACGGCGGTGACGACTCGGCCGTGCCGGAGCACCTCGACCGGGCCGCCGGGCTGCTCGCCGAGCTGGCCGACCGGCTCTCGCCCTTCGAACTCACCGTGGTCCGGGCCAGGTTGGCACTGCGCGAGGCGATGCTCGCCGAGCGCCGCCAGGACCACGCCGGGGGTGCCGAACGGCTGGCAGCCGCCTGGCAGGCCGTCTCGGCGCTCGAAGCCCCGGACGGCGACGAGGAGTTGGTACTCCTGGAGACCAGGCGGCGGCTGATCGACCGGCGGCTGGAGCTGGCGGTGCGCCTGGGCGACACCGCCACCGAACGGACCGCCCTGGCCGAGGGGGTGGCGCTCGACCCGACCTGCGTCAAGCTGCGGATGCAGTCCGCCCAGGCCCACCAGCGGGCCGGTGAGCCCGAACTCGCCCTTCGCGACTACCTGCACGCCGCCCGGCTCGGCCCCTACGGCACCGGCTTCGCCCTGCTCCGCGCGGCCGACTGCGCCGAGCAGACCGGCGAGCGGGAGTTCGCCCGGGTGCTGACCGAGCGGGCCTTCCGCGCGGCCCCGCGCGCCTCGGCCACCCGGGACGGGCTGATCGCCCGCTGCCTGGCCGAGGGCGACGAGCCGCTGGCCGAGCTGGTCCGGCTGGCCGCCGAGCGCGATCCGGAGCGCCCGTACCTCAACAACTGGCACTACCGGATGCACGCCGCCTACTTCAACCTCGGCGAATCCCACTCCCCGGGCCTGTACGCCAAGTTGCCCACCCTCGCCTTCGAGCACGCGCAGCGCGGCGAGTTCCCGGCCGTGAACTGGCAGCGCCTGATGCCGCCGGCCTTCCGCACCAACCTGATCCGCGAATCCGGCCTGACCGAATTCGCCGTGGACCACCCCGCCGAGCTCCCAGCCCGGCTGCGCACCCCGGCCTGGGACGAACTCTGTCGCTGGGTCGAGGAGTTCGAGGGCTACGACACCGAGCGCAAGCACCAGGTGGCGGTGGTGCTCTTCCGGCTCGGCTTCGCCAAGCTGGTGCTGCGGCTGCTGCCCTTCCGGCCCGCCACCGAGCTGACCACCACCGCCGAACTGCGGCTGCACCACTGGCTGGACGTGGTCCGCTGGGTCACCTCGGTGGGGCAGGGCACGGTGGTGCACCCCGCCAACTCGGCCGCGATCGCGGCGCATCCGGCCTGCTCCACCCACCTGCGGTTCGTCATCGCGGTGTTCTCGGTGATCTTCGAGGCGCGCGAGACCCGGTCGCTGGAGACCGCACTGGCCTGGCGGGAGACGGGCGAGAAGGCGATGGCCGAGCTGCTGGCCGATCCGGGCTACTCGGATTTCGAGAAGGCCATGTTGGAGAGCCGGTTCTACCGTAGCGTCAGCTACGTGCCCTTCCTCCAGCAGGACGCCGAGCGGCTCGCCGCCGACATGGACCGGGCCGAGGAGCTGGCCCGCGCGGTGCCCGCCGTCGGCGAGTACCAGGAGTTCCTGCGCCGGGAGAACCTGCGGGCCTGCGTGGAGAGCCGGTCCAAGGAGTTCTACGCCTTCGGCGCGAACGAGCGGGCGCACCGGCTGGTCGCCGAGGCGCTGGCGATCGACCCGTACGAACCGAAGACGCACATCGAGGTCGCGGAGGGCCTGATGAAGGAAGGCAACCCCGAGGAGGCGGCCCGCAGTTACCTGCGGACGGCCCGGCTCGGCCCGGTCTCCACGGCCTTCGGCTACGCGGCGGCCGGCGACTGCTTCGCCCGCGCCGGGCGCGAGTTGCTGGCCGAGGACTGCTTCTTCCAGGCCCTGCGGATCGACCCGTACGCCATCTCGGCCGCCCGGGGCTGGGCCGGCGTCGGCGCGGCGGGCGGCATGCCCGAGCTCGCCACCGCCTACCTGGCCGACCTGGAGGCCTGGGGAGCGGCCCGCCGGGCCGCGCGCACCGCATGAGCGCCCAGTGGCGGCTCGCCCCGCAGCAGCCCGCCGACGTGGACGCCGTGGTGGTGCCGGTCTTCGCCGGTGAGCTGCCCGCCGACCTGACCGCCGCCTTCCTCGCCGGCACCGGCTTCACCGGCGCCCTGGGCCAGGTGCTCCACCTCCCCGGCGAGCCGGTCCGGGTGCTCTGGGGCTGCGGCCCCCGCGCCGCCCTCGACCCCACCACCACCCGCACCGCCGCCGCCCACCTGGCCCGCGCCGTCCGCGACCACCGCCGCCTGGCCCTGCACGCCCCGGGCCCGGCCCTGCGCGAACTCGCCGAGGGCTACCTGCTCGGCGCCTACCGCTACGCCGGGCACTTCTCCACCGAGGAGGCCGTCCGCCGCACCGCCCCGGACCAGGTGATCGACCTGCTCCCGGCCGAGGCCGCCACCGAATCCGCCCACCACGCCGGGCCCACCACCGAATCCGCCCACCACGCCGGGCCCACCGCCGAAGCCGCCCACCACACCGGGTCCACCGCCGAAGCCGCCCCCGAAACCGCTCGCCACAGCGGGCCCGCCACCGAGGCGGCCCTCGCAGCCGGCCTCCGGGTCGGCGCGGCCGTCGCCCTCGCCCGGGACCTGGTCAACGAGCCCGGGGCCGAGCTGACTCCCCCGCTCTTCGCCGAGCGCGCGCTCAAGCTCGCGGCCGAGACCGGCCTGGAGTGCGAGGTCTGGGACGCCCAGCGGATCGCCCACGAGCGGCTCGGCGGGCTGCTCGGGGTGAGCCGGGGCTCGCTGGTGCCGCCCCGGCTGGTCCGGCTGCGGTACCGCCCCGCCGGCGGGTCCGAGCGGCGGATCGCGCTGGTCGGCAAGGGCGTCACCTACGACGCGGGCGGCCTGGCGCTCAAGCCGAACGCCGAACTCGCCACCATGAAGGCCGACATGGCGGGTGCGGCGGCGGTGCTGGCCGCGATGTCCGTGCTGCCGGCGCTGAGCTGCCCGGTCGCGGTGGACGGCTGGCTGCCGCTCACCGAGAACATGCCGAACGCGGACCCGATCCGGGTCGGCGACGTGCTCACCATGCGCAGCGGCACCACGGTGGAGGTCCGGCACGCCGACGCCGAGGGCCGGTTGATCATGGCGGACGCGCTGACCCTGGCCGCCGAGACCCGGCCGGACGCGATCCTCGACCTGGCCACCCTGACCGACGCCGCCGCGGTGGCCCTGGGCCGCCGGATCGCGGCGGTGATGGCCACCGACGAGGAGCTGCTGGCCCGGCTGCTGGCGGCCTCGGCCCGGGCG from Kitasatospora sp. MMS16-BH015 encodes:
- a CDS encoding NACHT domain-containing protein; the protein is MPGTPDPRRSRPRARPPELPAAGGVRRFWATLRRPAVTAGRRIRTRWLLSRGTVHAKHWWPPLGSVIGTAVTWLFALALLFWFLRALAGVFGLQSLSHPWGLDPDHSCAKDSYSCGVANSVVLPVLTAALASAVFLTLAMRSVRRYYTRRARHEPRALVESAGSFMGRVVGRDQLCTALMDNLRDARARRPHVVVGAIGTGKTALVVRLTGMLARKGAFPVPIRLRDAQQELDFGKLAFEHFSRIVEPRTHSLAETDRIWRRLRRQDKIVVLADGLEEALSGPDRTADRDNVIRKAIRKAGEARLPLVITSRPHDPLRAMEAAVTELEPLSEESALDYIASDSGWRSDRRRLDRIVEIAGVTDAPLYLQIAKDLYDHDLLESVWVSDDEDGHDSWELKFDLLEAWIQALIDDHLHPELPIDREDRRLTVDYMSVLACIGLHQDSAEVCLDRLEPPRDAAPGPYQPLLTYLERARRKPHTPLDVRLAATWATRLGLVEEYGRCIRFQHSIVQAYLGSRVIGKVLVAPPGRDSYFPDALRNPNRELLLALVLHSRSATREARCTCTVTRRPTCPVVRLVDLLTGQALSGLLRPSSRVSAVGQGQVSHAKLLDLYGAALDIDSVDRRPRPGPVVEALVKAWPRLRERDPRRLRAAKLSVVHRLGTAARRAAPDDGGGAYEALFGIGAAELTYRVRIAVAQEIGLGGRTAYEALPERLHHWEDPAPQPPFTLAAAPPSRDPIPGDGERGRRKEQTRLRGAQALREAGRERAEAAEELMSFNHHTIAARVIPLLVDSAALTQHQGTPYPDLEHWVQGIVANNRRTGRGQSLRGELRGIEVALAHGFKHAANCRCRPGDRGQAREFLAEQAWELLRSTRFWFTRLTLLHALTLWALPDDVAQEYPMHGHGADPAGQVRRWLQLPDGEREHRWLRRPDSWPCGPCRPGGRSGSSGWTRRWWPPRSAPRPACSPSRASTTSGSPPPPVGAPWTRRPSSCSPTSPCSSCSPNGPTARGRCTVGWSATRPSRPSCRPA
- a CDS encoding helical backbone metal receptor: MTTLRTELDDLGSPVRLGAVRRVVSLVPSLTEAIAATEPELLVGATDWCSHPAELAVARIGGTKNPDPARIAALAPDLVLANQEENRAVDLAALRAAGLPVWVTDVRSLPQAIRSLERLLTTACRLTRPDWLEAAAQAWQFTSAAAPIRAVAPIWRRPWMVLGRDTFAGDLLARLGVELIHADHAERYPAIPLPELLAARPELVVLPDEPYRFTGEDGPESFPELPCALVSGRHLTWYGPSLAEAPAVLAGQLAVAG
- a CDS encoding MFS transporter produces the protein MSRTDDHPATRAAATRRDLAVFLTAKTVSDIGYALDFICLSVFVWERSHSALATGLLSTALYAGAIAGGRLGHRYGDRWDRRQVMIGADLVRAGMLGLLALLPDGAQNWWLYAAVALVGAGRSVFEATLSAATPVLAGERTQTVNSVLAGLKGVAFVIGMGLATVLVPLIGYRGVFALDAGSYVLSALVLTALRLRMREVDGPGRAGRQAAGAWPLLVGAGLAVLVVLRGLDAFGSSSQHVGLPILGGQLRPESPTEVSGAVWSSWAAGLLLAGFVLRPLAKRLIERNPPVVFCLATMVMSAGFIGVFWLDGWWPRLAAAVLAGLGDALSEITYKQAMQRLPDDRRGRAFGFGQIVVNAGFMAGLLATSLVLQPNWLPEWVLLLHGVPLLVAAWATLRSRTAGPTPD
- a CDS encoding aminotransferase class V-fold PLP-dependent enzyme, which gives rise to MTDRAYLDHAGFGRLRPPALSAMRTALEEVMPYGSVELGQVFWARNAARRTMAGLLNRSPAEIAFVPNTSTGVHLVADGLDWRPGDRVVLFDRDFPANVRPWLRLARQGVEFDWVPMREGGHRLEDLAAVLTPATRLIAVSHVNFATGFRIDLAAVCALAAEVGALVSVDAVQSLGALPLDLTATPVDFLAAGAHKWLGGPTGTGVFYCRADRLELLRSTPTGWYGFEGAAELTKGPGPLSYQLPERPAAARVEGGMYDLVGMVGLAATLAELAELGLDTVAPRVLAHAQRLRQGLAELGLTAATPSTGPDCPSNSGIVSFSCPEVDSAELVAALAHSGVQVSVPAGLVRVSPHYWTTDEEIDLFLLTMKEIKP
- a CDS encoding M17 family metallopeptidase; its protein translation is MSAQWRLAPQQPADVDAVVVPVFAGELPADLTAAFLAGTGFTGALGQVLHLPGEPVRVLWGCGPRAALDPTTTRTAAAHLARAVRDHRRLALHAPGPALRELAEGYLLGAYRYAGHFSTEEAVRRTAPDQVIDLLPAEAATESAHHAGPTTESAHHAGPTAEAAHHTGSTAEAAPETARHSGPATEAALAAGLRVGAAVALARDLVNEPGAELTPPLFAERALKLAAETGLECEVWDAQRIAHERLGGLLGVSRGSLVPPRLVRLRYRPAGGSERRIALVGKGVTYDAGGLALKPNAELATMKADMAGAAAVLAAMSVLPALSCPVAVDGWLPLTENMPNADPIRVGDVLTMRSGTTVEVRHADAEGRLIMADALTLAAETRPDAILDLATLTDAAAVALGRRIAAVMATDEELLARLLAASARAGERCWPLPLPPDYGGQLHSRVADLVNYTLGVRHGTAMLAGLFLQHFVPPGTPWAHLDIQGTALSDADDPEWGLGGTGFGVRTLVELLTAGG